Proteins found in one Amycolatopsis umgeniensis genomic segment:
- a CDS encoding MBL fold metallo-hydrolase, giving the protein MRLTILGCSGSIPGPNAAASGYLIEADGFVLGLELGNGTLARLQGLRDPFDLDALILSHLHPDHCADVSALTVLRRYHPALPYPARPRRLPVYGPSDVHERLAYAYAANEEERATTDLSDVFAFEVLCAGPMEIGPFEVTAVPVDHPTPAFGLRFAHGGTTLAYTGDTGVCDTLTDLAAGVDVLLSEASWTDSPDRPSGVHLSGKEAGELGRKAGAGRLLLTHVAPWTDRDAVLAEAAVAFPEAELVEQGAVYDL; this is encoded by the coding sequence GTGCGTCTCACGATCCTCGGCTGCTCAGGCAGCATCCCCGGGCCCAACGCCGCCGCGTCCGGCTACCTGATCGAGGCGGACGGGTTCGTCCTGGGGCTCGAACTCGGCAACGGGACGCTCGCCAGGCTGCAGGGGCTGCGCGACCCGTTCGATCTGGACGCGCTGATCCTCTCGCATCTGCACCCCGATCACTGCGCCGACGTCAGCGCGCTCACCGTGCTGCGGCGCTACCACCCCGCGCTGCCGTATCCGGCGAGGCCGCGACGGCTCCCGGTGTACGGGCCCTCTGACGTGCACGAGCGGCTCGCCTACGCCTACGCGGCGAACGAGGAAGAGCGGGCGACGACCGATCTTTCCGACGTCTTCGCCTTCGAGGTCCTGTGCGCCGGGCCCATGGAGATCGGGCCGTTCGAGGTCACCGCGGTCCCGGTCGACCATCCGACCCCGGCGTTCGGCCTGCGTTTCGCGCACGGCGGCACGACGCTCGCCTATACCGGCGACACCGGCGTCTGCGACACCTTGACCGACCTCGCCGCCGGCGTCGACGTCCTGCTGTCCGAAGCGTCCTGGACCGACTCTCCCGACCGGCCGTCCGGCGTCCACCTGTCCGGTAAGGAAGCCGGGGAACTGGGGCGCAAGGCGGGGGCGGGGCGGCTGCTGCTGACCCACGTCGCGCCCTGGACCGACCGCGACGCCGTCCTCGCCGAGGCGGCCGTCGCTTTCCCCGAGGCGGAGCTGGTCGAGCAGGGCGCCGTCTACGACCTCTGA
- the murI gene encoding glutamate racemase: protein MSKPSADAPIGVFDSGVGGLTVARAILEQLPGEQLRYVGDTARNPYGPLPIATAREYALAALDDIVDGGVKALVIACNTASAACLRDARERYDVPVVEVVLPAARRAVSATRSGRIGVIGTEGTVRSRAYDDAFNAAQDVEITSVACPRFVDFVERGITTGRQVLGLAQGYLEPLLDAQVDTLVMGCTHYPLLSGVLQIVMGQDVTLVSSAEETARDLVRVLTEDDLLAERDTPPRHEFVATGSAEPFTRLAQRFMGFAPGVLAPTSA from the coding sequence GTGAGCAAGCCGAGCGCCGACGCCCCGATCGGCGTCTTCGATTCCGGAGTGGGTGGGCTCACCGTCGCCAGGGCGATCCTGGAGCAGCTGCCCGGTGAGCAGTTGCGCTACGTCGGCGACACCGCCCGCAACCCGTACGGTCCGCTTCCCATCGCGACGGCGCGCGAGTACGCGCTCGCGGCTTTGGACGACATCGTCGACGGCGGGGTGAAGGCGCTGGTCATCGCCTGCAACACCGCCTCCGCCGCTTGTCTTCGCGACGCGAGGGAGCGCTACGACGTCCCCGTGGTCGAGGTCGTCCTCCCGGCCGCGCGCCGGGCCGTCTCCGCGACTCGCTCCGGCCGCATCGGCGTGATCGGCACTGAGGGCACCGTCCGGTCCCGTGCCTACGACGACGCCTTCAACGCCGCTCAGGACGTCGAGATCACCAGCGTCGCGTGCCCGCGGTTCGTGGACTTCGTCGAACGCGGGATCACCACCGGACGCCAGGTGCTCGGGCTCGCGCAGGGTTATCTGGAACCACTGCTGGACGCACAGGTCGACACACTCGTCATGGGCTGCACGCATTACCCGTTGCTGTCCGGGGTGTTGCAGATCGTCATGGGCCAGGACGTCACGCTGGTGTCCAGCGCCGAAGAGACCGCGCGTGACCTCGTGCGCGTCCTCACCGAGGACGATCTCCTCGCCGAACGCGACACCCCGCCGCGGCACGAGTTCGTCGCCACCGGATCCGCCGAGCCGTTCACCAGACTCGCTCAGCGGTTCATGGGTTTCGCTCCGGGTGTGCTGGCTCCCACCAGCGCGTAA
- a CDS encoding rhomboid family intramembrane serine protease → MPSQPVPASESSGTDPAKRVLPSNPTAAAIVALAFTVLLYLVELVDVVLPADLDQGGILARDVSGLDGVLWAPLLHSGWGHLFSNTVPVLVFAFLAMAAGIGRWVLVTAIIWVLSGLGVWLIAPSGTVTVGASGVAFGWLAFLLVRGIFNRAVGQILVAVLLLGIWSGMLWGLLPGDPNVSWQGHLFGALSGIFAAWVVARMDRSRARKATGPGNLAG, encoded by the coding sequence TTGCCTTCCCAGCCGGTCCCGGCGAGCGAGTCGTCCGGTACGGATCCGGCCAAACGTGTCCTCCCGTCGAACCCGACGGCCGCCGCGATCGTGGCGCTGGCCTTCACCGTGCTGCTCTACCTGGTCGAGCTGGTCGACGTGGTACTGCCCGCCGACCTCGACCAGGGCGGCATCCTCGCCCGTGACGTCTCCGGGCTCGACGGCGTTCTTTGGGCGCCGCTGCTGCACTCGGGCTGGGGGCACCTGTTCTCCAACACCGTCCCGGTACTGGTGTTCGCCTTCCTCGCGATGGCCGCGGGCATCGGCCGGTGGGTGCTGGTCACGGCGATCATCTGGGTGCTCTCCGGTCTCGGCGTCTGGCTGATCGCGCCGAGTGGCACGGTGACCGTCGGCGCGTCCGGCGTCGCGTTCGGTTGGCTCGCTTTCCTACTGGTCAGGGGCATCTTCAACCGTGCTGTCGGGCAGATCCTGGTGGCCGTCCTGCTGCTGGGCATCTGGAGCGGGATGCTCTGGGGGCTGCTGCCGGGTGATCCGAACGTCTCGTGGCAGGGCCACCTGTTCGGCGCGCTGTCCGGGATCTTCGCGGCCTGGGTGGTGGCGCGGATGGACAGGTCCCGAGCCAGGAAAGCGACCGGTCCGGGTAACCTCGCCGGGTGA
- a CDS encoding arylamine N-acetyltransferase family protein, with protein sequence MGISSSEHVDVPAYLARLALEHEPPSLGALFRLHAAHVERVPYEDLEVQLGRVTSLDPSVSFGRIAAGRGGYCYHLNGAFSALLTALGYRVTRHPGGVQGHGEEAGIHLNHLPLTVSGLAETPETSWFVDVGLGDGIHEPLPLREGEYKQGPLAFRVRESEVTPGGWRFDHDRQGSFVGMDFAPETAVMPDFAEKHVELSTSGSSGFVRTLVLQRRDAAGVDSLRALTLSRLPGGKTVLESPAEWWTAIEDVFGVPRGGFTGEEQDRLWRQAVSQHESHVGGGREVLPSA encoded by the coding sequence ATGGGGATCTCTTCTTCCGAGCACGTCGACGTGCCGGCCTACCTCGCGCGACTCGCCCTCGAGCACGAGCCGCCGAGCCTCGGCGCGCTCTTCCGGCTGCACGCCGCACATGTGGAACGGGTGCCGTACGAAGACTTGGAAGTCCAGCTGGGCCGGGTGACCTCCTTGGATCCGTCGGTTTCGTTCGGCCGGATCGCCGCCGGTCGCGGTGGCTACTGCTATCACCTCAACGGCGCGTTCTCGGCGCTGCTTACGGCGCTCGGCTACCGGGTCACGCGGCATCCGGGCGGGGTGCAGGGCCATGGTGAGGAGGCCGGGATCCACCTCAACCACCTGCCGCTGACCGTTTCCGGGCTGGCGGAGACACCGGAAACGAGCTGGTTCGTCGACGTGGGGCTCGGCGACGGCATCCACGAGCCGCTCCCGCTGCGTGAAGGCGAGTACAAACAGGGGCCGCTGGCGTTCCGCGTGCGGGAGTCGGAGGTCACGCCCGGCGGCTGGCGGTTCGACCACGACCGGCAGGGCAGCTTCGTCGGCATGGATTTCGCGCCGGAGACGGCCGTGATGCCGGACTTCGCCGAGAAGCACGTCGAGCTGTCCACGTCGGGGAGTTCCGGGTTCGTCCGCACGCTCGTGCTGCAACGGCGGGACGCGGCGGGTGTCGACTCGCTGCGCGCGCTGACTTTGAGCCGTCTGCCGGGCGGCAAAACGGTGCTGGAGTCACCGGCCGAGTGGTGGACGGCGATCGAGGACGTCTTCGGCGTGCCACGCGGTGGATTCACCGGTGAAGAACAGGACAGGCTGTGGCGGCAGGCCGTCTCCCAGCACGAAAGTCACGTCGGGGGAGGGAGAGAGGTCTTGCCGAGCGCGTAG
- a CDS encoding aspartate/glutamate racemase family protein — translation MKVIGLLGGMSWESSAEYYRLVNERVRELRGGFHSARTVLYSVDFAEIEAMQAEGRWDDAGRELNRAARGLEAAGADFVVLCTNTMHKVADQLTDGLGIPLLHLADATATAIKAGNLGRVGLLGTGFTMAQPFYRERLAAHGLDVLVPDEADRETVHRVIYDELVHGVVTDESRERYREVIARIVAAGAEGVIYGCTEIELLVGPEDSPVPTFPTTRLHAEAAVDYALGKTSLPPPT, via the coding sequence ATGAAGGTCATCGGGTTGCTGGGCGGGATGAGCTGGGAATCGTCGGCCGAGTACTACCGGCTGGTCAACGAGCGCGTGCGTGAGCTGCGCGGCGGGTTCCACTCCGCGCGCACCGTGCTCTACTCCGTGGACTTCGCCGAAATCGAAGCGATGCAGGCCGAAGGCCGCTGGGACGACGCCGGGCGCGAACTGAACCGAGCCGCGCGCGGCCTCGAAGCCGCCGGAGCGGACTTCGTCGTCCTGTGCACCAACACGATGCACAAGGTCGCCGACCAGCTCACCGACGGCCTCGGCATCCCGCTGCTGCACCTCGCCGACGCCACGGCCACCGCGATCAAAGCGGGGAACCTCGGGCGCGTCGGTCTGCTGGGCACCGGCTTCACCATGGCCCAGCCGTTCTACCGCGAACGTCTGGCGGCGCACGGCCTTGACGTGCTCGTGCCGGACGAAGCCGATCGCGAGACGGTGCACCGGGTCATCTACGACGAGCTCGTCCACGGCGTCGTCACCGACGAGTCGCGCGAGCGGTACCGCGAGGTCATCGCGCGGATCGTGGCCGCCGGGGCGGAGGGTGTCATCTACGGGTGCACCGAGATCGAACTGCTCGTCGGCCCCGAGGACAGTCCGGTGCCCACGTTCCCGACCACCAGGCTGCACGCCGAAGCGGCCGTGGACTACGCGCTCGGCAAGACCTCTCTCCCTCCCCCGACGTGA
- a CDS encoding PLP-dependent cysteine synthase family protein, with protein sequence MARFESLLDALGGTPLVGLPRLSPTHDVRLWAKLEDRNPTGSIKDRPALAMIEAAEREGTLRRGSTILEPTSGNTGIALAMAAKLKGYGLVCVMPENTSTERKQLLQAYGARIVFSPAAGGSNEAVRRAKELAEANPEWVMLYQYGNPANAEAHYRGTGPELLKDLPTLTHFVGGLGTTGTLVGVGRYLHEAKPDVQIIAAEPRYGELVYGLRNLDEGFVPELYDASVLNGRFSVGAYDALRRTRELLEHEGIFAGISTGAVLHAALAVAEKAAASGKPADVAFVVADAGWKYLSTGAYSGSLDEAAERLDGQLWA encoded by the coding sequence ATGGCTCGCTTCGAGTCGCTGCTCGACGCGCTCGGCGGCACCCCGCTGGTCGGCCTTCCCCGGCTTTCGCCCACCCACGACGTGCGGTTGTGGGCGAAGCTGGAGGATCGCAACCCGACCGGTTCGATCAAGGATCGCCCCGCGCTGGCGATGATCGAGGCCGCCGAGCGTGAAGGCACCCTCCGGCGTGGCTCCACGATCCTGGAGCCGACGTCGGGCAACACCGGGATCGCGCTCGCCATGGCCGCGAAGCTCAAGGGCTACGGCCTGGTGTGCGTCATGCCGGAGAACACCTCCACCGAACGCAAGCAGCTGCTGCAGGCGTACGGCGCGCGGATCGTCTTCTCCCCGGCCGCGGGCGGGTCCAACGAGGCCGTGCGCCGGGCGAAGGAACTGGCCGAAGCCAACCCGGAATGGGTCATGCTCTACCAGTACGGCAACCCGGCCAACGCCGAGGCGCACTACCGCGGCACCGGGCCCGAACTGCTCAAGGACCTGCCGACGCTGACCCATTTCGTGGGCGGCCTCGGCACCACCGGCACCCTGGTCGGTGTCGGGCGCTACCTGCACGAGGCGAAGCCGGACGTGCAGATCATCGCGGCCGAGCCGCGCTACGGCGAGCTGGTGTACGGCCTGCGGAACCTCGACGAAGGCTTCGTCCCGGAGCTTTACGACGCGAGCGTGCTCAACGGCCGCTTCTCCGTCGGCGCCTACGACGCGCTGCGCAGGACTCGTGAGCTGCTGGAGCACGAAGGCATCTTCGCGGGGATTTCGACCGGTGCCGTCCTGCACGCGGCGCTGGCCGTCGCCGAGAAGGCCGCGGCTTCGGGGAAGCCGGCCGACGTGGCCTTCGTGGTCGCGGACGCGGGATGGAAGTACCTCTCGACGGGCGCCTACTCCGGCTCGCTCGACGAAGCGGCCGAAAGGCTCGACGGGCAGCTCTGGGCCTGA
- a CDS encoding MoaD/ThiS family protein: MAVTVSIPTILRTHTGGEKSVEASGKTVLEVIDDIESRHGGLKARLVKEEKLHRFVNVYVNDEDVRFSGGLEAEVKDGDTLTILPAVAGG; encoded by the coding sequence ATGGCCGTGACCGTGTCCATCCCGACCATCCTGCGTACGCACACCGGCGGCGAGAAGTCCGTCGAGGCGAGCGGCAAGACCGTGCTCGAGGTGATCGACGACATCGAGTCCCGCCACGGCGGCCTCAAGGCCCGCCTGGTCAAGGAAGAGAAGCTGCACCGTTTCGTCAACGTCTACGTCAACGACGAGGACGTCCGCTTCTCCGGTGGTCTCGAGGCCGAGGTCAAGGACGGCGACACCCTGACCATCCTGCCCGCCGTGGCCGGTGGCTGA
- a CDS encoding M67 family metallopeptidase has product MLRIRRELVDEIVAHARRDHPDEACGVIAGPQGSDSPERYIPMLNAARSPTFYEFDSGDLLKLYREMDANDEVPVVIYHSHTATDAYPSRTDVSYASEPDAHYVLVSTKDPDSHQFRSYRIVDGEITEEPVEITG; this is encoded by the coding sequence GTGCTCCGGATCCGCCGTGAACTCGTCGACGAGATCGTCGCCCATGCCCGCCGTGACCATCCCGATGAGGCGTGCGGGGTGATCGCCGGTCCGCAAGGGTCGGACAGCCCCGAGCGGTACATCCCGATGCTGAACGCGGCCCGCTCGCCCACGTTCTACGAATTCGACTCGGGTGATCTGCTCAAGCTCTACCGCGAGATGGACGCCAACGACGAGGTCCCGGTGGTCATCTACCACTCGCACACCGCGACCGACGCCTATCCGTCACGCACCGATGTCTCGTACGCCTCGGAACCCGACGCGCATTACGTGCTCGTCTCCACCAAGGACCCCGATTCGCACCAGTTCCGGTCTTACCGGATCGTGGACGGGGAGATCACCGAGGAGCCCGTCGAGATCACCGGCTGA
- a CDS encoding P1 family peptidase, with product MITDVPGVLVGHHERVGDGWATGTTVVLVPGGAVGAVDQRGGAPGTRETNLLEPENLVQHVNAICLSGGSAYGLAAADGVMRWLAERNLGIPVGTRPHEVVPIVPAAVLFDLPRGDWGNRPDASFGYAACEAAKAGPVPLGTVGAGAGAKAGSLKGGIGTASERVGEFTVGVVAAVNAAGEAVDLSTGRAFAADHEVDGEFAVRWPDRPGDVEAKAAGLNTTIGVVAVDAALSKAEARRLAVAAQDGLARAVRPAHTMFDGDTVFALATGDRELPGGAGPVAATRRAAVLDTLCSAAARVFGRAMVHGVLHATSAGGMRAYRDVWPEALS from the coding sequence GTGATCACCGACGTTCCCGGAGTGCTCGTCGGGCATCACGAGCGGGTCGGTGACGGCTGGGCGACCGGGACGACGGTCGTGCTGGTCCCCGGCGGCGCGGTCGGGGCGGTCGACCAGCGCGGCGGCGCGCCCGGTACCCGGGAGACCAACCTGCTGGAGCCGGAGAACCTGGTCCAGCACGTCAACGCGATCTGCCTGTCCGGCGGGAGCGCGTACGGGCTGGCGGCGGCGGACGGCGTCATGCGCTGGCTCGCCGAGCGGAACCTGGGGATACCGGTCGGGACGCGGCCGCACGAGGTGGTGCCGATCGTGCCCGCCGCGGTGCTGTTCGACCTCCCGCGCGGTGACTGGGGCAACCGTCCGGACGCTTCTTTCGGTTACGCGGCCTGCGAAGCGGCCAAGGCCGGTCCGGTGCCGCTGGGGACCGTCGGAGCGGGCGCCGGGGCGAAGGCGGGATCACTCAAAGGTGGGATCGGGACGGCCTCGGAGCGGGTCGGGGAGTTCACGGTCGGCGTCGTCGCGGCGGTGAACGCCGCCGGAGAGGCCGTCGACCTCTCGACCGGCCGCGCGTTCGCCGCGGATCACGAGGTCGACGGCGAGTTCGCCGTCCGCTGGCCCGACCGGCCCGGCGACGTCGAGGCGAAGGCCGCCGGGCTCAACACGACGATCGGCGTGGTCGCCGTCGACGCGGCGCTGTCCAAAGCGGAGGCGCGACGGCTCGCGGTGGCCGCGCAGGACGGTCTCGCCAGGGCTGTCCGCCCGGCGCACACGATGTTCGACGGCGACACGGTGTTCGCGCTGGCGACCGGCGACCGGGAACTCCCCGGCGGCGCGGGCCCGGTCGCGGCGACGCGGCGGGCGGCCGTGCTGGACACGCTGTGCTCGGCGGCCGCGCGGGTGTTCGGGCGCGCGATGGTGCACGGAGTGCTGCACGCCACTTCGGCCGGTGGCATGCGTGCCTACCGCGACGTCTGGCCCGAAGCGCTCTCCTGA
- a CDS encoding DUF2017 domain-containing protein, whose protein sequence is MNGWRRKGETIVAGFEQQEAAVLRGLVSQLEDMLTARAEEAPQDELAELTGIRTGPTESPDDPVLSRLLPDFHKLDPDNPTREDIDSAAAMRSLHEPDLLDKKVGVAKIVLDTLPRDGGNVRLTFEQADAWLGALNDVRLALGTALDVTEDMPDELPEDDPRAPHLGVYHWLTWVQETLIQSLTS, encoded by the coding sequence ATGAACGGATGGCGCCGCAAGGGCGAAACCATTGTCGCCGGGTTCGAGCAGCAGGAGGCCGCGGTCTTGCGCGGTCTGGTCAGCCAGCTGGAGGACATGCTCACCGCGCGCGCCGAGGAGGCGCCGCAGGACGAGCTGGCGGAGCTGACCGGCATCCGCACCGGCCCGACGGAGTCGCCGGACGATCCGGTGCTCTCACGGCTGCTGCCGGACTTCCACAAACTGGACCCGGACAACCCGACCCGCGAGGACATCGACTCGGCCGCCGCGATGCGGTCGCTCCACGAGCCCGATCTGCTGGACAAGAAGGTCGGCGTCGCCAAGATCGTGCTGGACACCCTGCCGAGGGACGGCGGGAACGTGCGGCTGACCTTCGAGCAGGCCGACGCGTGGCTCGGCGCGCTCAACGACGTCCGGCTGGCGCTGGGCACCGCGCTCGACGTCACCGAGGACATGCCCGACGAGCTTCCCGAGGACGATCCCCGCGCCCCGCACCTCGGCGTCTACCACTGGCTGACCTGGGTGCAGGAGACCCTCATCCAGTCGCTGACATCGTGA
- the clpS gene encoding ATP-dependent Clp protease adapter ClpS: protein MSTPVASEQTQVDPQGVEVVSEDNPWRTVVWNDPVNLMSYVTYVFQKLFGYSRDHATKLMLDVHQKGKAIVSSGSKEKVETDVAKLHAAGLWATMEQPS, encoded by the coding sequence ATGTCCACGCCTGTCGCATCCGAGCAGACGCAGGTTGATCCACAGGGAGTAGAAGTCGTCTCTGAGGACAATCCCTGGCGGACGGTCGTCTGGAACGATCCGGTGAACCTCATGTCGTACGTGACGTACGTGTTCCAGAAGCTGTTCGGTTACAGCCGGGACCACGCGACGAAGCTGATGCTCGACGTGCACCAGAAGGGCAAGGCGATCGTGTCCTCCGGTTCCAAGGAGAAGGTGGAGACCGACGTCGCGAAACTGCACGCGGCCGGCCTCTGGGCCACGATGGAGCAGCCTTCATGA
- a CDS encoding nicotinate phosphoribosyltransferase, with product MGFPEAATGAGTALLTDHYELTMLASALADGTADRPCVFEVFARRLPDGRRYGVVAGTGRVLDSIADFRFTDAELSQLEATAVVDDATLSWLADYSFSGNIDGYAEGELYFPGSPILTVTGSFGDAVVLETLILSILNHDSAIASAAARMSGAAHGRPIIEMGGRRTHEWAAVAAARAAYLAGFATTSNLEAGRRYGIPTRGTVAHAFMLLHDSEEEAFRAQVDKMGTDTTLLVDTYDITKGIETAVRVAGTELGAIRIDSGDVGPLARKAREQLDALGAKDTRIVVSGDLDEHAIAALRAEPVDAYGVGTSVVTGSGAPTAGMVYKLVEVDGKPVAKRSAHKESRGGRKSALRRHRGTGTAVEEVIWTAASAVPERGPDDHELQIPLVRDGRTVDDLPTLDDARQRLRRALVSLPWEGLKLSHGEPAIPTVFV from the coding sequence ATGGGTTTCCCCGAGGCGGCCACTGGCGCCGGCACCGCGTTGCTCACCGACCATTACGAGCTGACCATGCTGGCCAGCGCCCTGGCGGACGGGACCGCGGACAGGCCGTGTGTCTTCGAGGTCTTCGCACGTCGACTACCCGACGGCCGCCGCTACGGCGTCGTCGCGGGCACCGGCCGGGTCCTCGACTCGATCGCGGACTTCCGGTTCACCGACGCCGAGCTGAGCCAGCTGGAAGCGACGGCCGTCGTCGACGACGCCACCCTTTCGTGGCTCGCGGACTACTCCTTCTCGGGGAACATCGACGGTTACGCCGAGGGCGAGCTCTACTTCCCCGGCTCCCCGATCCTGACCGTCACCGGCTCCTTCGGCGACGCCGTCGTGCTGGAAACGCTGATCCTCTCGATCCTCAACCACGACAGCGCGATCGCGTCCGCCGCCGCGCGGATGTCGGGCGCCGCGCACGGCAGGCCGATCATCGAGATGGGCGGGCGCCGCACGCACGAGTGGGCCGCCGTCGCCGCCGCGCGGGCCGCGTACCTCGCCGGTTTCGCCACGACGTCCAACCTCGAGGCGGGCCGCCGCTACGGCATCCCGACGCGGGGCACCGTCGCGCACGCCTTCATGTTGCTGCACGACAGCGAAGAAGAGGCGTTCCGCGCGCAGGTGGACAAGATGGGCACCGACACCACGCTCCTGGTGGACACCTACGACATCACCAAGGGCATCGAAACGGCCGTCCGGGTGGCCGGGACCGAACTCGGCGCGATCCGCATCGACTCCGGCGACGTCGGCCCGCTGGCGCGCAAGGCCCGTGAGCAGCTGGACGCCCTCGGGGCGAAGGACACCCGCATCGTGGTGTCCGGCGACCTCGACGAACACGCGATCGCGGCGCTGCGGGCGGAACCCGTCGACGCGTACGGCGTCGGGACGTCGGTCGTCACCGGCTCCGGGGCGCCGACCGCCGGGATGGTCTACAAACTCGTCGAGGTCGACGGCAAGCCGGTCGCCAAGCGCAGCGCGCACAAGGAGTCCCGCGGCGGCCGGAAATCCGCGCTGCGACGGCACCGCGGCACGGGTACCGCCGTCGAAGAGGTGATCTGGACCGCCGCCTCGGCGGTACCGGAACGGGGACCGGACGACCACGAATTGCAGATACCGCTGGTCCGGGACGGCCGGACGGTGGATGATTTGCCCACGCTGGACGACGCGCGCCAGCGGCTGCGACGGGCTTTGGTGAGCCTGCCGTGGGAAGGCCTCAAGCTTTCGCACGGTGAGCCGGCCATCCCGACCGTATTCGTCTAA
- a CDS encoding isochorismatase family protein, with protein MGTALIVVDVQNDFCEGGSLGLPGGAAAAEAISKQAAEGGYAHVVATRDYHIDPGDHFSETPDFKDSWPRHCVAGTSGASFHPALDVVPISEVFSKGEYTAAYSGFEGNARDGKTLDAWLKERDVTEVDVVGIAADFCVRATALDAAKAGFTVRVLLDLTVGGSQPTVDAALKDFDEAGVTYTGTAPVPAA; from the coding sequence ATGGGGACCGCCTTGATCGTGGTCGATGTGCAGAACGACTTCTGCGAGGGCGGGTCGCTCGGCCTGCCCGGTGGCGCCGCCGCCGCCGAAGCGATCTCCAAGCAGGCCGCCGAGGGCGGTTACGCGCACGTCGTCGCCACCCGCGACTACCACATCGACCCGGGCGACCACTTCAGCGAGACGCCGGACTTCAAGGACAGCTGGCCGCGGCACTGCGTCGCGGGCACCTCGGGCGCGTCGTTCCACCCCGCGCTCGACGTGGTCCCGATCAGCGAGGTCTTCTCCAAGGGCGAGTACACCGCCGCGTACTCCGGCTTCGAGGGCAACGCGCGCGACGGCAAGACGCTCGACGCCTGGCTGAAGGAGCGCGACGTCACCGAGGTCGACGTCGTCGGCATCGCGGCCGACTTCTGCGTGCGCGCGACGGCGCTCGACGCGGCGAAGGCGGGCTTCACCGTCCGGGTGCTGCTGGACCTCACTGTCGGCGGTTCGCAGCCGACGGTCGACGCGGCGCTCAAGGACTTCGACGAGGCCGGCGTGACCTACACCGGAACGGCGCCGGTCCCCGCCGCATGA
- a CDS encoding bifunctional 4-hydroxy-2-oxoglutarate aldolase/2-dehydro-3-deoxy-phosphogluconate aldolase, whose amino-acid sequence MIQHDLQDTLIENRLIAILRAVDAGRFADAATVLHAAGVRVLEAALTTPGAPDAIAVIRKKLGDEAHIGAGSVREPSDVDIAADAGATFLVTPTVNPLVLERAHERGLPVVCGALTPTEIDQAWRLGAAAVKVFPVAAVGGVAYLRAIRAPMPDIPLVPTGGVHLADVAKYLESGSIAVAAATPLLGDALTPGGSLTDLATRAGEFVAAAAKYVSRV is encoded by the coding sequence ATGATCCAGCACGACCTCCAGGACACCCTGATCGAAAACCGGCTCATCGCGATCCTGCGGGCCGTGGACGCCGGCCGCTTCGCCGACGCCGCCACCGTGCTGCACGCGGCGGGGGTGCGGGTGCTAGAAGCGGCTTTGACCACTCCAGGCGCCCCGGACGCCATCGCGGTCATCCGCAAGAAGCTCGGCGACGAAGCGCACATCGGCGCCGGGAGCGTCCGTGAACCGTCCGATGTGGACATCGCGGCGGACGCGGGCGCGACGTTCCTGGTCACGCCGACGGTGAACCCGCTGGTGCTCGAACGCGCGCACGAACGCGGGCTGCCGGTGGTCTGCGGCGCGCTGACGCCGACCGAGATCGACCAGGCCTGGCGCCTCGGCGCGGCGGCGGTGAAGGTGTTCCCGGTCGCCGCCGTCGGCGGGGTCGCCTACCTGCGGGCGATCCGGGCGCCGATGCCGGACATCCCGCTCGTCCCGACAGGCGGCGTGCACCTCGCCGACGTCGCGAAGTACCTCGAGTCGGGTTCGATCGCCGTCGCGGCGGCCACTCCGCTGCTCGGTGACGCGCTCACTCCGGGCGGGTCGCTGACCGACCTCGCGACCCGGGCGGGCGAGTTCGTCGCCGCGGCCGCGAAGTACGTCTCGCGCGTCTGA